The genomic region TTCCGCTTGTGCCGCCTGAAATGCCCGCCCCAGATCGTCCGCCTTGTTGACCACACGCATGCCGCGTCCGCCGCCACCGGCGGCCGCTTTGATGATCACGGGATAGCCGATCTTTTGGGCGGCCTCAATGGCTTCCTGCTCGCTCTTCAGGCCGCCCGGACTTCCCGGCGTGACCGGCAGACCTCGCTTGGCGACAATCTCTCGAGCCTTGGCTTTGTCCCCCATGAGAGCGATGTTTTCGGAGGTGGGGCCGATAAACTTGACGCCGATCGATTCGCACACTTCGGCGAAGTGGGCGTTTTCCGAGAGGAAGCCGTATCCGGGGTGGATCGCATCCGCGCCGGTGATCTCGGCGGCGCTCAGCACATTGGGAATGTTGCGATAACTGAGTGCCGCTTCCGCAGGCCCGACGCAGACCCGTTCGTCCGCGGCCCGGACATGCAATCCACTGGCATCGGCCTCCGAATGGATCGCCACCGTCTTGATACCGAGCTCTTTGCAGGCCCGGATGACGCGAAGCGCGATTTCCCCCCGATTGGCAACGAGAACTTTCTTGAACAAGCCGTGACTCCGATGCGATGAGGTGGTCAGTCTGTCATTCAGAACGTGTCACGGAACGCTAGGCCGTGGCCTTGGGATCGATGCGAAAGAGGGCCTGCCCGTACTCGACCGGCTTGGTGCTTTCGGCGAGGATCTTGACGACCTGGCCGTCGACTTCGGACTCAATTTCATTCATCAACTTCATTGCCTCGACGATGCACAACACCTGTCCCCGTTTGACGAAATCACCTTCCTCGACATACGGATCGGCATCCGGGGACGGCGACCGATAAAACGTGCCGACGATGGGAGAGGTGATCGTGACCAGACCCGCCGTGTCCTCGGCCGCGCCGCTGGGCGCCACCGCCGGTTGAGAGACAGCGATCGCGCCGGTCGGAGCGATATCGGTCACGGCTGTCGTGATCGTCTTGACCCCGACCTCATGCCGAATCCTGATACGGACCCCTTCCCGCTCCAATTCCAATTCGGTCAGATTGTTCCGCTTGAGCAAATCGACCAATTCCTGGATGTGCTTGGATTGGTTTCCCGTCAGGAAGGGCCGTCCTGCATCTCCGGCCCCCCCCGCCAGGCTCTGCGGCAGAACGATGGGAGTCTCTCGTTTCTTCGGGCGACGAGGCTTACCCCGGGTCACCGGACGCGCTCCACATAAGCTCTTGTGCGGGTGTCGATCTTAATCACGGTGCCCACCTCCAGATAGAGTGGAACCTTGATCGTCGCACCGGTCTCGACGACGGCCGGCTTGGTGCCGCCGGATGCCGTATCCCCACGGACGCCCGGTTCCGCATCCACCACCTTGAGCTCGATGAAAATCGGCAACTCGACGTCGATCGGGCGATGCTCATAGATCAGAATCTTGGCGACCATGTTCTCTTTGAGGAGATCCGCGTTATCCCCGAGTTGCTTCTTGGCAAAGGTCAGCTGCTCGTAGCTCTCCGTGTCCATGAACGTATAATCGTCACCCGTGGCATAGAGGAACTGCATGTCCCGTTCTTCAAGGTCGGGCTCCTCGAAGCGCTCGCCGGACCGAAAGGTTCGATCGAGTACGTTGCCCGATATGTAACTCTTGAGTTTGGTACGGACAAATGCCCCGCCCTTTCCCGGTTTCACGTGCTGAAACTCGACAATGTAGAACGGCTCCCCGTCAAGCAAGAGCCGTACGCCTCCTCGGAAATCAGTGGTCGAAATCACTCGATGCTCCCTTCACGTTGATTGAATCGTAGTTGGCCAAGTCATGCGTGCATTAGCGGCGACCCGTCCGCCGATGAGACGTTGCCGCCTTGGAAGAGGGTTGCGTCCTCGGAGGTCGCGCCGTGAGATGCCCGTGCAGTCCCCGAAGCGCCAACAGATACCCCGCCGGCCCGAGCCCCGAAATCTGCCCAAGCGCCACTCCAGCGACATAAGATTGATGGCGGAAATCTTCCCGCTGATGAATGTTGGATAAATGGACCTCGATCGTCGGCAGACTCACGGCCGACAGGGCGTCTCGAATCGCCACGCTGGTGTGCGTGTAGGCCGCGGGATTGATGATCACCCCGTGACACCCGCTTCGGGCCTCCTGAATCCACGACACCAATTCTCCTTCGTGGTTGGATTGCCGGATGTCGACCTCGACGGACAGCTCCTCCGCCAGCTTGACGATATCGCCATCAATGGCGTCGAGAGCGACGGACCCGTAAATACCCTGTTCCCTGGTGCCCAGCAGATTCAGATTTGGACCGTGTAATACGAGTATCCGTAGCATGAACAACTCTGTGGTCGGATGCAACGCTCGACAGGCGGCCTTCACGGGCGACCGGCAGGGCGGCATTGTAACAGGCCGCCAGGTATCGGTCAAACTGCTGAATTCTATTGAGAACTTAAGGAACCGGACCGATCCGATCCGTTGCGATCACGTCGGGCCCGCTCGATGGAGCGGAGCCAAGCCTCCAGCTGTGCGACGGTGCCGGCATGGGGAGAGGGGGCGGAAACGGGGTCGACGGAATTCGGTGAAGGCTCGGGAGTGGCCGCAGCCCCATCTTGCCCGGCCTGATCGACGGCTGCGGCTGGCACAGGGTCCGCGACCTCGTGCGTCGTCGTCGCGGCAGCCGAAAGGTCCTGAAACGGAGTTCGCGGATCGACGGTCTCTGTTCGGTCCGCTTCCTCCGATACGGGAGAAGTCGAGACGGCCGTGGGAACGATTGGAGCGACAGGACGTATGTGTCCCGGCGTTCTGGTCGTCAACTCGGATGATTTCCCCAGTTTTTCCCTGATGGCCCGCGCTTCTTCGTCCCGAGGGTTCAACGCCAGGATGACCTCGCAGCTTCTTAACGCCTCATCCGATGCGCCTTGAGCCACGTAGATCTTGATGAGGGTCCGATGCGCACGAAGGTTTTCCGGGCTCACCCTGACCGCTTCTTCAAGGAGAGCTTTGGCTTTCGTTGATTGTCCAAGTTGATCATAGGCTCGACCAAGCACGACCATTGCCGTGATGAAGCCCGGATAGAACTTCAGGCCGTCCTCCAGCACACCGGCGGCTTCCTGCCACATGCCGGCCTTGCAATACTCTTCCGCCAGCGGCAGGAACACCTTGGACTGAGGATCTTTGGCCAATTGCAAGGCCATCCGGTCGATTTCCATGGCACTGGCCGAGAGTTTCTGATTCGATGGCATCGGCTACTCCTCCCCCGTCATAGGCCTGCGAACGGCCGTACGCGCCAGCCGTAGGGCGGCATCCAGGATGTCGTCTGCAAGCCGGCGCTTGGATCGCAGTCCCAACTCGCTGATGGCCCCGTCTCGATCAATCAATGTCGCGGCATTGTGATCGCTGCCGAAGCCGGCACCGGGAGTCGTCACATCGTTGGCCACGATGAGGTCGACGCCTTTGGCATTCAATTTCTGACGGGCATGCCGGAGTAAATCCCCCGTTTCGGCGGCGAAGCCGACCAGAAGTTGGCCCGTGCGCCGGGCGGAAAGATCCGCAAGAATATCGCCGGTGGGCTCGAGATCCAACACGGGGTTCGTGAGGTCACGCTTCTTCAATTTGTTGACGGCCCGGTGCTTCGGTCGAAAATCCGCAACCGCCGCCGACATGATCACCACCGTCGACCAGGACAACCGCATGGTCAGCGCCTTGGACATTTCCTCCGCCGTTTCGACGGAGACGACCTCAACTCCGGCCGGATGAGGCAGCGCGGTAGGACCGGTGACAAGGACGACTGACGCGCCTCTGGCTTGCGCGGCTTCCGCCAGCGCGTATCCCATTTTTCCTGAACTTCGATTGGAAAGATATCGTACAGGGTCGATCGGTTCCTGCGTGGGACCGGCGGAAACGAGCACCCGGTGGCCGCTCCAATCGCGCCGGGGCAACAGCACCGCTTGGATCGCGTCGAGTATCGCCGATTCCTCGGCCAGCCGTCCTTGTCCCAGGCGACCAGAGGCCAGAGGGCCTTCCTCGGGATCCAGGACGGTCACGCCGCGCCGACGCAGGGTGTGAACGTGCTCGACAACGGTCGGATGTGTCCACATGCCGCCGTCCATGGCCGGCGCGATGATCACGGGACAAGCGGCCGCCAGCAACATCGTCGTCAAGACATCATCGGCCAAACCCACCGCCGCCTTCGCGAGAAAATTGGCCGTCGCGGGAGCCACGACGATGACGTCGGCCCTCTCGGGCAACGTCAAGTGCTTCATTTCCTGATGGGCTTCGAAAAGGTCCGCCGCTACAGGACGCCCTGAAAGCACCTCGAAGGTTAGGGGCGTCACGAACTTCGCGGCCGCCCGCGTCATCGCGACGTCCACCTGCGCCCCTTCGCGTACCAAGGCGCGCAAAAGATTGACGGCTTTGTAGGACGCGATGCTCCCCGTTACTCCAAGAATCACGTGCTTGCCGGCGAGCGTCGGTCCGATCTGCCCAGCAACCATGGTTGCTCCTCGGTTACTCCTCGGCTTCAGGCTCTGGAGCCTTTGGCGTGTCGTCGACGTAGACGCTCAGCTCTTTCTTGATCTCACGGGCATCCTCACCGGTCATCATGGCCATGCGCTCGCTTTCGCCCTCCTTGCCGCGCTTGGCTTCTTTCATCGCATCGCGGGCTTCCTTGCCCATGAGGTACTTGGCTTCACCGCGCAGCACCTCGTCCAGCGCCACGGTGGTTTCCTTCGTGAAGCGGGAGGCACCGAACGGACGCGAGCCTTGGAGAATGTGCTTGGCTCGTTGAGCCGCCACGATCACCAATCGGTGACGGGAATCAAACTGGTCCGGCGTATATTGCGGCAACAAATTCAGCATCTCGATCATGTGGATGAAACCCCTTTCTGGTTAATGATGATCTGTTCGATTTTCCGATTGCGACTCGTCGGCGAGAAGAAAATCGCGCTCGATCCACGCCGTATCCATCCGCGCGGTTTTCGATCGTTCCGCGAGGAAGATCGTCTCCAGTTCGCGAAGGGAACGACCTAACTCGTCGTTGCGGACGACGTACGTGTATTGCCGATAGTTCCACACCTCTTCCTTGACCTTCTGCAACC from Nitrospira japonica harbors:
- the accB gene encoding acetyl-CoA carboxylase biotin carboxyl carrier protein, producing the protein MTRGKPRRPKKRETPIVLPQSLAGGAGDAGRPFLTGNQSKHIQELVDLLKRNNLTELELEREGVRIRIRHEVGVKTITTAVTDIAPTGAIAVSQPAVAPSGAAEDTAGLVTITSPIVGTFYRSPSPDADPYVEEGDFVKRGQVLCIVEAMKLMNEIESEVDGQVVKILAESTKPVEYGQALFRIDPKATA
- the efp gene encoding elongation factor P, with product MISTTDFRGGVRLLLDGEPFYIVEFQHVKPGKGGAFVRTKLKSYISGNVLDRTFRSGERFEEPDLEERDMQFLYATGDDYTFMDTESYEQLTFAKKQLGDNADLLKENMVAKILIYEHRPIDVELPIFIELKVVDAEPGVRGDTASGGTKPAVVETGATIKVPLYLEVGTVIKIDTRTRAYVERVR
- the aroQ gene encoding type II 3-dehydroquinate dehydratase — encoded protein: MLRILVLHGPNLNLLGTREQGIYGSVALDAIDGDIVKLAEELSVEVDIRQSNHEGELVSWIQEARSGCHGVIINPAAYTHTSVAIRDALSAVSLPTIEVHLSNIHQREDFRHQSYVAGVALGQISGLGPAGYLLALRGLHGHLTARPPRTQPSSKAATSHRRTGRR
- a CDS encoding tetratricopeptide repeat protein — translated: MPSNQKLSASAMEIDRMALQLAKDPQSKVFLPLAEEYCKAGMWQEAAGVLEDGLKFYPGFITAMVVLGRAYDQLGQSTKAKALLEEAVRVSPENLRAHRTLIKIYVAQGASDEALRSCEVILALNPRDEEARAIREKLGKSSELTTRTPGHIRPVAPIVPTAVSTSPVSEEADRTETVDPRTPFQDLSAAATTTHEVADPVPAAAVDQAGQDGAAATPEPSPNSVDPVSAPSPHAGTVAQLEAWLRSIERARRDRNGSDRSGSLSSQ
- the coaBC gene encoding bifunctional phosphopantothenoylcysteine decarboxylase/phosphopantothenate--cysteine ligase CoaBC, which produces MVAGQIGPTLAGKHVILGVTGSIASYKAVNLLRALVREGAQVDVAMTRAAAKFVTPLTFEVLSGRPVAADLFEAHQEMKHLTLPERADVIVVAPATANFLAKAAVGLADDVLTTMLLAAACPVIIAPAMDGGMWTHPTVVEHVHTLRRRGVTVLDPEEGPLASGRLGQGRLAEESAILDAIQAVLLPRRDWSGHRVLVSAGPTQEPIDPVRYLSNRSSGKMGYALAEAAQARGASVVLVTGPTALPHPAGVEVVSVETAEEMSKALTMRLSWSTVVIMSAAVADFRPKHRAVNKLKKRDLTNPVLDLEPTGDILADLSARRTGQLLVGFAAETGDLLRHARQKLNAKGVDLIVANDVTTPGAGFGSDHNAATLIDRDGAISELGLRSKRRLADDILDAALRLARTAVRRPMTGEE
- a CDS encoding DNA-directed RNA polymerase subunit omega gives rise to the protein MIEMLNLLPQYTPDQFDSRHRLVIVAAQRAKHILQGSRPFGASRFTKETTVALDEVLRGEAKYLMGKEARDAMKEAKRGKEGESERMAMMTGEDAREIKKELSVYVDDTPKAPEPEAEE